The following are encoded together in the Echeneis naucrates chromosome 9, fEcheNa1.1, whole genome shotgun sequence genome:
- the mapkapk5 gene encoding MAP kinase-activated protein kinase 5 isoform X1 has translation MSEDNNADKFIKETSILDEYNINWTQKLGAGISGPVRVCVKKSTQERLALKILIDRPKARNEVRLHMMCANHPNIVQILEVYANSVQFPHESSPRARLLIVMEMMEGGELFHRISQHRHFTEKMASQVTKQISQALEHCHSLNIAHRDLKPENLLFKDNSLDAPVKLCDFGFAKIDQGDLMTPQFTPYYVAPQVLEAQRRHQKEKSGIIPTSPTPYTYNKSCDLWSLGVIIYVMLCGYPPFYSKHHSRTIPKDMRKKIMTGSFDFPEDEWSQISEMAKDIVRKLLKVKPEERLTIEGVLAHPWLNCTEALDNVLPSAQMMMDKAVVAGIQQAHAEQLANMRIQDLNVSLKPLNSVNNPILRKRKLLGPKPSDGFFIHDPENGGEDSNVALEKLRDVIAQCILPQAGENEDEKLNEVMYEAWRFNRDCKLLREGLQGLSWDGRAFSDKVDRLKLAEIVKQAIEEKTNLQESH, from the exons AGTTTGTGTGAAGAAGTCAACTCAGGAACGTCTGGCCCTGAAGATCCTCATTGATCGGCCCAAGGCCAGGAATGAG GTGCGTCTCCACATGATGTGCGCAAATCACCCAAATATAGTCCAAATCCTGGAGGTTTATGCCAACAGTGTCCAGTTCCCACATGAATCTAGCCCGAG agcGAGGCTCCTAATAGTTATGGAGATGATGGAAGGCGGGGAGCTGTTCCACAGAATCAGTCAGCACAGGCACTTTACTGAAAAGATGGCCAGCCAGGTCACTAAACAG ATCAGTCAAGCCTTGGAACACTGTCATTCTCTAAATATTGCACATCGTGACCTGAAGCCAGAGAACCTGCTCTTCAAGGATAATTCTCTG GATGCACCTGTGAAGCTGTGTGACTTTGGCTTTGCCAAGATCGACCAAGGAGACTTGATGACCCCTCAGTTCACTCCTTACTACGTAGCACCTCAG GTACTTGAGGCTCAAAGAAGACACCAGAAGGAAAAGTCTGGAATTATACCTACCTCACCTACTCCTTACACATATAACAAG AGCTGTGACTTGTGGTCTCTTGGTGTGATTATCTACGTAATGTTGTGTGGCTATCCCCCGTTCTACTCCAAGCACCACAGTCGCACGATCCCAAAGGACATGAGGAAGAAAATCATGACGGGCAGTTTTGATTTCCCTGAAGATGAATGGAGCCAGATCTCTGAGATGGCCAAGGACATTGTACGCAA GCTGCTAAAGGTGAAGCCAGAAGAGAGGCTGACTATTGAGGGAGTCTTAGCTCACCCGTGGCTCAACTGCACTGAAGCGCTGGACAATGTGCTGCCTTCCGCCCAGATGATGATGGACAAG GCCGTAGTTGCAGGTATCCAGCAGGCACATGCAGAGCAGTTGGCCAACATGAGAATTCAGGATCTGAATGTCAGCCTGAAGCCCCTAAACTCTGTCAACAACCCAATTCTCAGGAAAAGGAAACTTTTAGG CCCCAAGCCCAGTGACGGTTTCTTCATTCATGACCCAGAAAACGGAGGGGAAGACTCCAACGTAGCGCTGGAAAAATTACGAGATGTCATTGCACAGTGTATACTACCACAAGCTG GAGAGAACGAGGACGAGAAGCTGAATGAGGTGATGTATGAAGCCTGGAGGTTTAACAGAGACTGTAAACTGCTGAGAGAAGGCCTGCAGGGGCTCAGCTGGGACG GGCGAGCGTTCTCCGATAAAGTTGACCGTTTGAAGTTGGCTGAAATTGTGAAACAGGCCAttgaagaaaagacaaatctCCAAGAATCTCATTAG
- the nmrk1 gene encoding nicotinamide riboside kinase 1, which translates to MKTLVVGVGGMTNGGKSTLSNSLHQKIPNSCIIAQDSYFKDDSVVPVDNNGLKQYDMIDALHMDMMMSDINSLRRDPESFLRQQCQKLEPTTMTVNTEVIVLIVEGFLIFNYRPLNEIFDRRYFLEIPYDVCKRRRSLRMYTPPDPPGYFDGHVWPMYLKNRQEMESMVSDIVFLDGLEPKEQLLAKVFKDVCEELERLRERD; encoded by the exons ATGAAGACTCTGGTTGTAGGAGTAGGCGG GATGACCAATGGAGGAAAATCCACCCTTTCCAACAGTCTACACCAGAAGATACCCAACAGCTGTATCATCGCACAGGATTCATATTTTAAG GATGACTCTGTGGTACCAGTGGATAATAATGGCTTGAAGCAATATGACA TGATCGATGCTCTTCACATGGACATGATGATGAGTGATATCAACTCATTGCGGAGAGATCCTGAGTCGTTCCTGAGGCAGCAATGCCAGAAGCTAGAGCCCACGACAATGACAGTCAATACAGAGGTGATTGTGCTGATAGTGGAAGGATTCCTCATTTTTAACTACAG GCCTCTGAATGAGATATTTGACAGAAGATACTTCTTGGAAATTCCTTATGATGTCTGCAAAAGGAGAAGAAG CTTACGGATGTACACGCCTCCTGATCCTCCTGGATACTTTGATGGACATGTGTGGCCAATGTACCTCAAAAACCGGCAGGAGATGGAGAGCATGGTGTCTGACATTG tGTTCCTGGATGGGCTCGAGCCAAAAGAGCAGCTGCTAGCTAAAGTGTTTAAAGATGTTTGTGAGGAACTAGAAAGACTCAGAG agagagactga
- the mapkapk5 gene encoding MAP kinase-activated protein kinase 5 isoform X3: MMCANHPNIVQILEVYANSVQFPHESSPRARLLIVMEMMEGGELFHRISQHRHFTEKMASQVTKQISQALEHCHSLNIAHRDLKPENLLFKDNSLDAPVKLCDFGFAKIDQGDLMTPQFTPYYVAPQVLEAQRRHQKEKSGIIPTSPTPYTYNKSCDLWSLGVIIYVMLCGYPPFYSKHHSRTIPKDMRKKIMTGSFDFPEDEWSQISEMAKDIVRKLLKVKPEERLTIEGVLAHPWLNCTEALDNVLPSAQMMMDKAVVAGIQQAHAEQLANMRIQDLNVSLKPLNSVNNPILRKRKLLGPKPSDGFFIHDPENGGEDSNVALEKLRDVIAQCILPQAGENEDEKLNEVMYEAWRFNRDCKLLREGLQGLSWDGRAFSDKVDRLKLAEIVKQAIEEKTNLQESH; the protein is encoded by the exons ATGATGTGCGCAAATCACCCAAATATAGTCCAAATCCTGGAGGTTTATGCCAACAGTGTCCAGTTCCCACATGAATCTAGCCCGAG agcGAGGCTCCTAATAGTTATGGAGATGATGGAAGGCGGGGAGCTGTTCCACAGAATCAGTCAGCACAGGCACTTTACTGAAAAGATGGCCAGCCAGGTCACTAAACAG ATCAGTCAAGCCTTGGAACACTGTCATTCTCTAAATATTGCACATCGTGACCTGAAGCCAGAGAACCTGCTCTTCAAGGATAATTCTCTG GATGCACCTGTGAAGCTGTGTGACTTTGGCTTTGCCAAGATCGACCAAGGAGACTTGATGACCCCTCAGTTCACTCCTTACTACGTAGCACCTCAG GTACTTGAGGCTCAAAGAAGACACCAGAAGGAAAAGTCTGGAATTATACCTACCTCACCTACTCCTTACACATATAACAAG AGCTGTGACTTGTGGTCTCTTGGTGTGATTATCTACGTAATGTTGTGTGGCTATCCCCCGTTCTACTCCAAGCACCACAGTCGCACGATCCCAAAGGACATGAGGAAGAAAATCATGACGGGCAGTTTTGATTTCCCTGAAGATGAATGGAGCCAGATCTCTGAGATGGCCAAGGACATTGTACGCAA GCTGCTAAAGGTGAAGCCAGAAGAGAGGCTGACTATTGAGGGAGTCTTAGCTCACCCGTGGCTCAACTGCACTGAAGCGCTGGACAATGTGCTGCCTTCCGCCCAGATGATGATGGACAAG GCCGTAGTTGCAGGTATCCAGCAGGCACATGCAGAGCAGTTGGCCAACATGAGAATTCAGGATCTGAATGTCAGCCTGAAGCCCCTAAACTCTGTCAACAACCCAATTCTCAGGAAAAGGAAACTTTTAGG CCCCAAGCCCAGTGACGGTTTCTTCATTCATGACCCAGAAAACGGAGGGGAAGACTCCAACGTAGCGCTGGAAAAATTACGAGATGTCATTGCACAGTGTATACTACCACAAGCTG GAGAGAACGAGGACGAGAAGCTGAATGAGGTGATGTATGAAGCCTGGAGGTTTAACAGAGACTGTAAACTGCTGAGAGAAGGCCTGCAGGGGCTCAGCTGGGACG GGCGAGCGTTCTCCGATAAAGTTGACCGTTTGAAGTTGGCTGAAATTGTGAAACAGGCCAttgaagaaaagacaaatctCCAAGAATCTCATTAG
- the mapkapk5 gene encoding MAP kinase-activated protein kinase 5 isoform X2 gives MSEDNNADKFIKETSILDEYNINWTQKLGAGISGPVRVCVKKSTQERLALKILIDRPKARNEVRLHMMCANHPNIVQILEVYANSVQFPHESSPRARLLIVMEMMEGGELFHRISQHRHFTEKMASQVTKQISQALEHCHSLNIAHRDLKPENLLFKDNSLDAPVKLCDFGFAKIDQGDLMTPQFTPYYVAPQVLEAQRRHQKEKSGIIPTSPTPYTYNKSCDLWSLGVIIYVMLCGYPPFYSKHHSRTIPKDMRKKIMTGSFDFPEDEWSQISEMAKDIVRKLLKVKPEERLTIEGVLAHPWLNCTEALDNVLPSAQMMMDKAVVAGIQQAHAEQLANMRIQDLNVSLKPLNSVNNPILRKRKLLGPKPSDGFFIHDPENGGEDSNVALEKLRDVIAQCILPQAGEGENEDEKLNEVMYEAWRFNRDCKLLREGLQGLSWDGRAFSDKVDRLKLAEIVKQAIEEKTNLQESH, from the exons AGTTTGTGTGAAGAAGTCAACTCAGGAACGTCTGGCCCTGAAGATCCTCATTGATCGGCCCAAGGCCAGGAATGAG GTGCGTCTCCACATGATGTGCGCAAATCACCCAAATATAGTCCAAATCCTGGAGGTTTATGCCAACAGTGTCCAGTTCCCACATGAATCTAGCCCGAG agcGAGGCTCCTAATAGTTATGGAGATGATGGAAGGCGGGGAGCTGTTCCACAGAATCAGTCAGCACAGGCACTTTACTGAAAAGATGGCCAGCCAGGTCACTAAACAG ATCAGTCAAGCCTTGGAACACTGTCATTCTCTAAATATTGCACATCGTGACCTGAAGCCAGAGAACCTGCTCTTCAAGGATAATTCTCTG GATGCACCTGTGAAGCTGTGTGACTTTGGCTTTGCCAAGATCGACCAAGGAGACTTGATGACCCCTCAGTTCACTCCTTACTACGTAGCACCTCAG GTACTTGAGGCTCAAAGAAGACACCAGAAGGAAAAGTCTGGAATTATACCTACCTCACCTACTCCTTACACATATAACAAG AGCTGTGACTTGTGGTCTCTTGGTGTGATTATCTACGTAATGTTGTGTGGCTATCCCCCGTTCTACTCCAAGCACCACAGTCGCACGATCCCAAAGGACATGAGGAAGAAAATCATGACGGGCAGTTTTGATTTCCCTGAAGATGAATGGAGCCAGATCTCTGAGATGGCCAAGGACATTGTACGCAA GCTGCTAAAGGTGAAGCCAGAAGAGAGGCTGACTATTGAGGGAGTCTTAGCTCACCCGTGGCTCAACTGCACTGAAGCGCTGGACAATGTGCTGCCTTCCGCCCAGATGATGATGGACAAG GCCGTAGTTGCAGGTATCCAGCAGGCACATGCAGAGCAGTTGGCCAACATGAGAATTCAGGATCTGAATGTCAGCCTGAAGCCCCTAAACTCTGTCAACAACCCAATTCTCAGGAAAAGGAAACTTTTAGG CCCCAAGCCCAGTGACGGTTTCTTCATTCATGACCCAGAAAACGGAGGGGAAGACTCCAACGTAGCGCTGGAAAAATTACGAGATGTCATTGCACAGTGTATACTACCACAAGCTGGTGA AGGAGAGAACGAGGACGAGAAGCTGAATGAGGTGATGTATGAAGCCTGGAGGTTTAACAGAGACTGTAAACTGCTGAGAGAAGGCCTGCAGGGGCTCAGCTGGGACG GGCGAGCGTTCTCCGATAAAGTTGACCGTTTGAAGTTGGCTGAAATTGTGAAACAGGCCAttgaagaaaagacaaatctCCAAGAATCTCATTAG
- the LOC115048771 gene encoding gamma-glutamyl hydrolase, whose product MSNVGFSALACLFFVCCSRAVPTPLIQEAVNDRPVIGILTQLVTDDVMKPFGRTYIPGAYVKYIESGGSRVMPIRLTLSTAEYESIFKKINGLLFIGGAVDLEKSDYARVARIFYKLAVAANNAGDFFPIWGTCMGMQLLTVLVAGENLLANTTAENIAMPLNLTADAYSSRMFQGFSDDFMKILTQEPLTGNFHHYGLTVETFQENEKLQDFFTVLSTNVAENRARFVSTIEAKIYPFYGVQWHPEVNRFQWRRKLNFPHSFHAVQLSTLLADFFVNEGRKSLHHFDDAEEEASSLIYSYTPVYAGNFTAYEQIYFF is encoded by the exons ATGTCAAACGTGGGATTTTCAGCATTGGCCTGTTTATTCTTTGTCTGTTGCAGCAGAGCTGTGCCGACTCCACTCATCCAGGAGGCTGTGAATGACAGACCTGTCATTG gaATTCTCACTCAGTTAGTCACAGATGACGTCATGAAACCATTTGGGAGGACCTACATACCTGGGGCTTATGTAAAATACATTGAGTCTGGGGGCAGCAGAGTGATGCCTATCAG GTTGACTCTTTCTACTGCTGAATATGAAAGTATCTTCAAGAAGATAAACGG ACTGCTTTTCATTGGCGGAGCTGTTGATTTGGAGAAATCGGACTATGCCAGGGTTGCAAGGATTTTTTATAAACTTGCTGTGGCG gCCAACAATGCAGGGGACTTCTTTCCCATCTGGGGCACGTGCATGGGCATGCAGCTGCTGACTGTGCTGGTGGCGGGTGAAAATCTGCTGGCAAATACCACAGCCGAGAACATCGCAATGCCCCTCAACCTAACCGCAG ACGCCTACTCCAGCAGGATGTTTCAGGGTTTCTCAGATGACTTTATGAAGATCTTGACCCAGGAACCTCTGACTGGCAATTTTCACCACTACGGACTTACCGTCGAG ACCTTccaggaaaatgaaaagctgcaggATTTCTTCACCGTCTTGTCTACAAATGTTGCTGAGAACAGAGCCCGCTTTGTCTCAACCATAGAAG ctaaGATATATCCGTTCTATGGAGTACAGTGGCATCCGGAGGTGAACCGTTTTCAGTGGCGCAGAAAGCTGAACTTCCCCCACTCCTTTCACGCTGTTCAGTTATCGACTCTGCTGGCTGATTTTTTTGTCAATGAAG GAAGGAAAAGTTTACATCACTTTGATGATGCTGAAGAAGAAGCCTCCTCACTCATTTACAGCTACACGCCAGTCTATGCTGGAAACTTCACGGCATACGAGCAAATCTATTTCTTCTGA
- the ostf1 gene encoding osteoclast-stimulating factor 1, translated as MSKPPPKPAKPGQVKVFRALFTFDPRTPDELYFEEGDILYISDTSDTNWWKGTCRGRTGLIPSNYVAEQAESIDNPMHEAAKRGNLSWLRECLENKVGINGLDKAGNTALYWGCHGGHKDVVELLLRQPNVELNQQNKLGDTSLHAAAWKGYSDIVEMLLNKNARTDIRNNENKLALEMATNASCASLLKRKQGNSVTRTHSNAEEYLDDEDSD; from the exons ATGTCCAAGCCTCCTCCTAAGCCGGCCAAGCCAG GCCAAGTTAAGGTGTTCAGAGCTTTGTTCACCTTTGACCCCAGAACG cCAGATGAGCTTTACTTTGAAGAAGGAGACATCTTGTACATTTCTGACACA AGTGACACTAATTGGTGGAAGGGGACAtgcagaggaagaacaggacTTATTCCAAGTAACTATG TGGCTGAGCAGGCAGAGAGTATTGACAATCCAATGCATGAAGCAGCCAAACGAG GTAATTTGAGTTGGCTGAGGGAATGTCTGGAGAACAAGGTTGGAATCAACGGGCTGGATAAGGCTGGAAACACTGCTCTCTACTGGGGATGCCATGGCGGTCATAAAG ATGTGGTGGAGCTGTTGCTTCGTCAGCCCAATGTGGAGCTCAACCAACAG AACAAACTGGGTGACACCTCTCTGCACGCAGCTGCATGGAAAGGTTATTCTGACATTGTGGAAATGTTGCTGAACAAGA ATGCGAGGACAGACATCAGGAACAACGAGAATAAACTCGCCCTGGAAATGGCCACCAATGCCTCATGTGCTTCACTTCTCAAAAGGAAGCAGGGAAACA GTGTCACTCGCACACACAGCAACGCTGAAGAGTATTTGGATGATGAAGACTCGGACTGA